The following are encoded in a window of Streptomyces sp. SAT1 genomic DNA:
- the mnmA gene encoding tRNA 2-thiouridine(34) synthase MnmA, producing the protein MTETPQRPRPLRVLAAMSGGVDSAVAAARAAEAGHDVTGVHLALSANPQSFRTGARGCCTIEDSRDARRAADVIGIPFYVWDLAERFREDVVEDFVAEYEAGRTPNPCLRCNEKIKFAALLDKALALGFDAVCTGHYAKVVRREDGSRELHRASDLAKDQSYVLGVLDERQLAHALFPLGDTVTTKDEIRAEAERRGLAVAKKPDSHDICFIADGDTQGFLAKRLGRAEGDIVDESGAVVGSHEGAYGFTIGQRKGLRIGTPAPDGKPRYVLDISPVTNTVTVGPAAALDVDALTAVRPRWCGTAPVGPGTYTAQLRAHGDETEVSAELVDGTLEVSFAEPVRGVAPGQAIVLYDGTRVVGSATIASTRRATADAL; encoded by the coding sequence ATGACTGAGACCCCGCAGCGCCCCCGCCCCCTCCGAGTCCTCGCCGCCATGTCCGGCGGCGTGGACTCCGCCGTCGCCGCGGCCCGCGCCGCGGAAGCGGGCCACGACGTCACCGGCGTCCACCTCGCGCTCTCCGCGAACCCGCAGTCCTTCCGCACGGGCGCGCGGGGCTGCTGCACCATCGAGGACTCGCGCGACGCCCGCCGCGCCGCCGACGTCATCGGCATCCCCTTCTACGTGTGGGACCTCGCCGAGCGCTTCCGCGAGGACGTCGTGGAGGACTTCGTCGCCGAGTACGAGGCCGGCCGCACCCCCAACCCGTGCCTGCGCTGCAACGAGAAGATCAAGTTCGCCGCGCTGCTGGACAAGGCCCTCGCCCTCGGCTTCGACGCGGTCTGCACCGGCCACTACGCGAAGGTGGTCCGGCGCGAGGACGGCTCCCGCGAACTGCACCGCGCCTCCGACCTGGCCAAGGACCAGTCCTACGTCCTCGGCGTCCTGGACGAGCGGCAGCTCGCGCACGCGCTCTTCCCGCTCGGCGACACCGTCACCACCAAGGACGAGATCCGCGCCGAGGCCGAGCGCCGGGGCCTGGCCGTCGCCAAGAAGCCCGACTCCCACGACATCTGCTTCATCGCGGACGGCGACACCCAGGGCTTCCTGGCGAAGCGCCTGGGCCGCGCCGAGGGCGACATCGTCGACGAGTCCGGCGCGGTCGTCGGCAGCCACGAGGGCGCCTACGGCTTCACCATCGGCCAGCGCAAGGGCCTGCGGATCGGCACCCCGGCCCCCGACGGCAAGCCGCGCTACGTCCTGGACATCTCGCCGGTGACCAACACCGTCACGGTCGGCCCCGCCGCCGCTCTCGACGTCGACGCCCTCACCGCCGTCCGCCCCCGCTGGTGCGGCACCGCCCCCGTCGGCCCCGGCACCTACACCGCCCAGTTGCGCGCCCACGGCGACGAGACCGAGGTGAGCGCCGAACTCGTCGACGGCACCCTGGAGGTGTCCTTCGCCGAGCCCGTGCGCGGCGTCGCCCCCGGCCAGGCGATCGTGCTGTACGACGGCACCCGCGTCGTCGGCTCGGCGACGATCGCCTCCACCCGGCGGGCGACGGCGGACGCGCTCTGA
- a CDS encoding methionine synthase encodes MSENSEFGFAPATGLGSMPGGDAREAVKTVTGTFEDFPFLPELPARGPGADMIGRTAGMLVEMYARVEPSGWRLGDRPGRDTRRARSWLVEDLDALEEYTQGHEGALKVQAAGPWTLAAALELRNGEAVLSDPGACRDLTASLAEGLRLHLAEVRRRVPGARLVLQLDEPSLTAVLRGQVRTASGYRTHRAVDRQIVEAGLRDVLGAHSGGPVVVHSCAPDVPFALLRRTGAAGVSFDLALLTERDDEAIGEAVEGGTRLFAGVVPTTDGPLSDPAGSVMGVRTLWRRLGLRPELLARSVTLTPACGLAGASPAYARQALAHCVRAARSLADNPE; translated from the coding sequence GTGAGCGAAAACAGCGAGTTCGGCTTCGCCCCGGCCACCGGCCTCGGGTCGATGCCCGGCGGGGACGCCCGTGAGGCCGTCAAGACCGTCACCGGGACCTTCGAGGACTTCCCCTTCCTGCCCGAACTGCCCGCGCGCGGGCCCGGTGCCGACATGATCGGACGCACCGCCGGGATGCTCGTCGAGATGTACGCGCGCGTGGAGCCCAGCGGCTGGCGCCTGGGCGACCGGCCGGGCCGCGACACCCGGCGGGCCAGGAGCTGGCTGGTCGAGGACCTGGACGCCCTGGAGGAGTACACCCAGGGCCACGAGGGCGCGCTGAAGGTCCAGGCGGCCGGGCCGTGGACGCTCGCCGCGGCGCTGGAGCTGAGGAACGGCGAGGCGGTCCTGTCCGACCCCGGCGCCTGCCGGGACCTGACCGCCTCGCTCGCCGAGGGGCTGCGGCTGCACCTGGCAGAGGTCCGGCGGCGGGTGCCCGGCGCCCGCCTCGTCCTCCAGCTGGACGAGCCGTCCCTGACCGCCGTGCTGCGCGGCCAGGTGCGTACCGCGAGCGGCTACCGCACCCACCGGGCCGTCGACCGGCAGATCGTGGAGGCCGGCCTGCGCGACGTCCTCGGCGCGCACTCCGGCGGCCCCGTCGTCGTCCACTCCTGCGCGCCCGACGTGCCCTTCGCGCTGCTGCGCCGGACCGGTGCCGCGGGCGTCTCCTTCGACCTCGCACTCCTCACCGAGCGTGACGACGAGGCCATCGGAGAGGCGGTGGAGGGCGGCACCCGGCTCTTCGCCGGTGTCGTCCCCACCACGGACGGCCCGTTGTCAGACCCTGCCGGTAGCGTCATGGGTGTCAGAACGCTGTGGCGCAGGCTGGGGCTGCGACCGGAGCTGCTCGCCCGGTCGGTCACCCTCACCCCGGCGTGCGGACTCGCGGGAGCTTCCCCCGCGTACGCACGCCAGGCGCTCGCCCACTGCGTCCGGGCGGCGAGATCCCTCGCGGACAACCCAGAGTAA
- a CDS encoding alpha/beta fold hydrolase: MDKKTLSRDGTPIAFRLTGSGPVAVLVSGAMSTGATVAPLAAALAPGCTAVVYDRRGRGESGDTPPYAVEREVEDLAAVVEAAGGEAALYGVSSGAVLALRAAAAGVPVRRVAVYEPPFEVRQDHGDERARYSAELDRALAEGRRGDAVELFLRVTGLAEQMIVNARHSPMWPGLEAVAPTLAYDDAVMGDGTVPEALLASVAVPVLALAGGASPGPMREAARRVAQAVPDGAYGVLEGQTHAVEPEVLAPVLREFYGA, translated from the coding sequence ATGGACAAGAAGACCCTCTCCCGTGACGGCACCCCGATCGCCTTTCGGCTCACCGGCAGCGGGCCGGTGGCCGTACTGGTCAGCGGGGCGATGTCGACGGGCGCCACGGTCGCGCCGCTGGCGGCGGCGCTGGCACCGGGGTGCACCGCGGTGGTGTACGACCGGCGGGGCCGCGGGGAGAGCGGCGACACGCCGCCGTACGCGGTGGAGCGCGAGGTGGAGGACCTGGCGGCCGTGGTGGAGGCGGCGGGCGGCGAGGCGGCGCTCTACGGCGTCTCCTCGGGTGCCGTGCTGGCGCTTCGGGCGGCCGCCGCCGGGGTGCCGGTGCGACGGGTGGCGGTGTACGAGCCGCCGTTCGAGGTGCGCCAGGACCACGGCGACGAGCGCGCCCGGTACTCCGCCGAGCTGGACCGGGCGCTGGCCGAGGGGCGGCGCGGGGACGCGGTGGAGCTGTTCCTGCGGGTGACCGGGCTGGCCGAGCAGATGATCGTCAACGCCCGCCACTCCCCCATGTGGCCGGGTCTGGAGGCGGTCGCGCCCACCCTCGCGTACGACGACGCCGTCATGGGCGACGGCACCGTGCCGGAGGCGCTGCTGGCGTCGGTCGCCGTGCCGGTGCTGGCGCTGGCGGGCGGCGCGAGCCCCGGCCCGATGCGCGAGGCGGCCCGCCGGGTCGCGCAGGCGGTGCCCGACGGCGCGTACGGCGTCCTGGAGGGCCAGACGCACGCGGTGGAGCCGGAGGTGCTGGCGCCGGTGCTCAGGGAGTTCTACGGGGCGTAG
- a CDS encoding DUF427 domain-containing protein, which yields MTQGHTITVEQGDEQVRVVRAGQVLAESRRPLVLRETGCPPRYYLPAEDVRLDLLTPSDTHTHCPFKGDASYWSLPDAPDLVWAYPDPKPEVAAIKDHLCFYDTEVL from the coding sequence ATGACACAAGGACACACGATCACCGTCGAGCAGGGCGACGAGCAGGTGCGCGTGGTGCGCGCGGGTCAGGTCCTGGCGGAGAGCCGGCGGCCCCTGGTGCTGCGCGAGACCGGCTGTCCCCCGCGCTACTACCTGCCCGCCGAGGACGTACGCCTCGACCTGCTGACCCCTTCGGACACGCACACGCACTGCCCCTTCAAGGGCGACGCGTCCTACTGGTCGCTGCCGGACGCGCCGGACCTGGTGTGGGCCTACCCCGACCCGAAACCGGAGGTCGCGGCGATCAAGGACCACCTCTGCTTCTACGACACCGAAGTGTTGTAG
- a CDS encoding TIGR03086 family metal-binding protein, which produces MNTADPRAAYARATEQAAALIRAVRPEQLTDPTPCTEFDVRALLGHIVGGTLRIAVAGEGGDGLSVDPSAVVVADDDWSGAYEEARSRAVKAWQPEERLTAPVRVPWGEVPGQAALAGYLMELVAHTWDLNEAVGRPLELDPALSEAALDAARRVLPESGRGEGVPFADARPVDEGADAHERLAAWLGRTPVSRA; this is translated from the coding sequence ATGAACACCGCCGACCCCCGTGCCGCCTACGCCCGCGCCACCGAGCAGGCCGCCGCGCTGATCAGGGCCGTACGCCCGGAGCAGCTGACGGACCCGACGCCGTGCACCGAGTTCGACGTCCGTGCGCTGCTGGGCCACATCGTGGGCGGCACCCTGCGGATCGCCGTCGCCGGGGAGGGCGGGGACGGGCTCTCCGTCGACCCCTCCGCCGTGGTCGTCGCCGACGACGACTGGTCGGGCGCCTACGAGGAGGCGCGGAGCCGGGCCGTCAAGGCGTGGCAGCCCGAGGAGCGGCTGACCGCGCCGGTGCGGGTGCCCTGGGGCGAGGTGCCGGGACAGGCGGCGCTGGCCGGATATCTGATGGAGCTGGTGGCGCACACCTGGGACCTCAACGAGGCCGTCGGCCGCCCCCTGGAGCTGGACCCCGCGCTCTCCGAGGCCGCGCTCGACGCCGCCCGCCGGGTGCTGCCGGAGTCGGGGCGCGGCGAGGGCGTCCCGTTCGCCGACGCCCGTCCGGTGGACGAGGGCGCCGACGCGCACGAGCGTCTCGCGGCCTGGCTGGGCCGGACCCCGGTCAGCCGAGCCTGA
- a CDS encoding TIGR00730 family Rossman fold protein, whose translation MNICVFLSAADLDDRYTRPARDFARLLGKGGHSLVWGGSDTGLMKVVADGVQEAGGRLIGVSVDFLSAKARPGADEMVIAGDLAERKKLLLEKADAVVVMVGGTGTLDEATEILELKKHGRTDKPVVLLNTAGFYDGLREQFRRMEEEGFLPRPLAELAFFAEEPAGALTYLEESLSGR comes from the coding sequence ATGAACATCTGCGTCTTCCTCTCCGCCGCCGACCTCGACGACCGCTACACACGCCCCGCCCGGGACTTCGCCCGGCTGCTCGGCAAGGGCGGGCACAGCCTGGTGTGGGGCGGCTCGGACACCGGCCTGATGAAGGTCGTCGCGGACGGCGTGCAGGAGGCGGGCGGACGGCTGATCGGCGTGTCAGTCGACTTCCTCTCGGCCAAGGCCCGGCCCGGCGCCGACGAGATGGTGATCGCGGGCGACCTCGCCGAGCGCAAGAAGCTCCTCCTGGAGAAGGCCGACGCCGTCGTCGTCATGGTGGGCGGCACCGGCACCCTGGACGAGGCCACCGAGATCCTGGAGCTGAAGAAGCACGGCCGCACCGACAAGCCCGTGGTGCTGCTCAACACGGCCGGCTTCTACGACGGTCTGCGCGAGCAGTTCCGCCGGATGGAGGAGGAGGGCTTCCTGCCCCGCCCGCTGGCCGAGCTGGCGTTCTTCGCCGAGGAGCCCGCAGGGGCGCTCACGTACCTGGAGGAGTCGCTGAGCGGCCGCTGA
- the ligA gene encoding NAD-dependent DNA ligase LigA, with translation MAGDKQQAETAVPAEAREEHARLAEQVEEHRFRYYVKDAPVVSDADFDRLLRSLEALEDTYPELRTPDSPTQKVAGSYATEFTAVEHRERMLSLDNTFNDDDLAAWADRIARELGEQEYHFLCELKVDGLAVNLTYEHGRLTRAATRGDGRTGEDITPNVRTIAEIPDRLHGEKVPGLVEIRGEVFFPMEKFEELNARLVEAGDKPFANPRNAAAGSLRQKDPRVTATRPLHMVVHGIGALEGYEGLNRLSQAYELLHGWGLPTSPHNRVVDDLAGVREFIAYYGEHRHSVAHEIDGAVIKLDEIRLQGRLGSTARAPRWAIAYKYAPEEVNTKLLDIKVGVGRTGRVTPYAQVEPVTVAGSEVEFATLHNQDVVKAKGVLIGDTVVLRKAGDVIPEILGPVVDLRDGSEREFVMPAECPECGTPLRAMKEGDIDLRCPNARTCPAQLRERVSYLAGRQCLDIEHFGEVAAAALTHPLEPADPPLADEGDLFDLTVEKLLPIKAHVLDPDSGLPKRDPKTGEEKVVTVFANQKGEPKKNTLALLENIAAAKDRPLARFLNGLSIRHVGPVAAQALAREFRSLDRIEQATEEELANIDGVGPIIAAAVKEWFTEDWHREIVRKWKAAGVPLEDASSGADEGPRPLEGLTVVVTGTLEHFTRDGAKDALQSRGAKVTGSVSKKTSFVVVGDNPGSKYDKAMQAKVPVLNEEGFGILLEQGPEAAAEVALPTEE, from the coding sequence GTGGCCGGCGACAAGCAGCAAGCGGAGACAGCGGTGCCCGCCGAGGCGCGGGAGGAGCACGCCCGGCTCGCGGAGCAGGTCGAGGAGCACCGCTTCCGGTACTACGTGAAGGACGCCCCCGTCGTCAGCGACGCCGACTTCGACCGGCTGCTGCGCTCCCTGGAGGCACTGGAGGACACCTACCCGGAGCTGCGCACGCCCGACTCGCCCACCCAGAAGGTGGCGGGTTCGTACGCCACGGAGTTCACGGCCGTCGAGCACCGCGAGCGGATGCTCTCCCTGGACAACACGTTCAACGACGACGACCTCGCCGCCTGGGCCGACCGCATCGCCCGCGAGCTGGGCGAGCAGGAGTACCACTTCCTGTGCGAGCTGAAGGTCGACGGCCTCGCGGTCAACTTGACGTACGAGCACGGCCGGCTGACCCGTGCGGCCACCCGCGGCGACGGCCGCACCGGCGAGGACATCACCCCCAATGTGCGCACCATCGCGGAGATCCCCGACCGGCTGCACGGCGAGAAGGTGCCCGGCCTCGTGGAGATCCGCGGCGAGGTCTTCTTCCCGATGGAGAAGTTCGAGGAGCTGAACGCCCGGCTGGTCGAGGCCGGCGACAAGCCCTTCGCCAACCCGCGCAACGCGGCGGCCGGTTCGCTGCGCCAGAAGGACCCGCGCGTCACCGCCACCCGCCCGCTGCACATGGTGGTCCACGGCATCGGCGCCCTGGAGGGCTACGAGGGCCTGAACCGCCTCTCCCAGGCGTACGAGCTGCTGCACGGCTGGGGCCTGCCCACCTCCCCGCACAACAGGGTGGTGGACGACCTCGCGGGCGTGCGCGAGTTCATCGCGTACTACGGCGAGCACCGGCACTCCGTGGCGCACGAGATCGACGGCGCCGTCATCAAGCTCGACGAGATCCGCCTCCAGGGCCGCCTCGGCTCCACGGCCCGCGCGCCCCGCTGGGCCATCGCGTACAAGTACGCGCCCGAAGAGGTCAACACCAAGCTCCTCGACATCAAGGTGGGCGTCGGACGCACCGGCCGGGTCACGCCCTACGCGCAGGTCGAGCCGGTCACGGTGGCCGGCTCGGAGGTCGAGTTCGCCACCCTGCACAACCAGGACGTGGTCAAGGCCAAGGGCGTCCTCATCGGGGACACCGTGGTGCTGCGCAAGGCCGGTGACGTCATCCCGGAGATCCTCGGCCCGGTCGTCGACCTGCGCGACGGCAGCGAGCGGGAGTTCGTCATGCCCGCCGAGTGCCCCGAGTGCGGTACGCCGCTGCGGGCCATGAAGGAGGGCGACATCGACCTGCGCTGCCCCAACGCCCGTACGTGTCCGGCGCAGTTGCGCGAGCGGGTCTCGTATCTGGCGGGCCGGCAGTGCCTGGACATCGAGCACTTCGGCGAGGTCGCCGCCGCCGCGCTCACCCACCCGCTGGAACCGGCCGATCCGCCGCTGGCCGACGAGGGCGACCTGTTCGACCTGACGGTGGAGAAGCTGCTGCCCATCAAGGCCCATGTGCTCGACCCGGACAGCGGTCTGCCCAAGCGGGACCCGAAGACCGGCGAGGAGAAGGTCGTCACCGTCTTCGCCAACCAGAAGGGCGAGCCGAAGAAGAACACCCTGGCGCTGCTGGAGAACATCGCGGCGGCCAAGGACCGCCCGCTGGCCCGCTTCCTGAACGGGCTTTCCATCCGCCATGTGGGCCCGGTCGCCGCGCAGGCACTCGCGCGCGAGTTCCGTTCCCTGGACCGGATCGAGCAGGCCACCGAGGAGGAACTGGCCAATATCGACGGCGTCGGCCCGATCATCGCGGCGGCCGTCAAGGAGTGGTTCACCGAGGACTGGCACCGCGAGATCGTGCGCAAGTGGAAGGCGGCCGGTGTGCCGTTGGAGGACGCGTCCTCCGGCGCCGACGAGGGGCCGCGTCCGCTGGAGGGCCTGACGGTCGTGGTCACCGGCACCCTCGAACACTTCACCAGGGACGGAGCCAAGGACGCGCTCCAGAGCCGGGGCGCCAAGGTGACCGGTTCGGTGTCGAAGAAGACGTCGTTCGTCGTGGTGGGCGACAACCCCGGTTCGAAATACGACAAGGCGATGCAGGCGAAGGTTCCGGTGCTGAACGAGGAAGGTTTCGGAATTCTCCTGGAACAGGGCCCGGAAGCGGCGGCCGAAGTCGCTCTACCGACCGAAGAGTAG
- a CDS encoding N-acetylmuramoyl-L-alanine amidase → MATEKARQGGGDGGAGRWPARRAVLVGGAAAAVGGAVLWRGELSRLWWRLPGDQRPRVAGAVDFAGARWVAASPANYRRADRPDDYTVDRVVVHVTQGSYASAVKAFEDPGHQAAAHYIVRADGRVTQMIRELDVAFHAGNREYNERSVGIEHEGFVEKAASFTDAMYAASARLTARICARYAIPVDRAHIIGHVEVPGADHTDPGPHWDWDRYLRLVLRERTART, encoded by the coding sequence ATGGCGACGGAGAAGGCCCGGCAGGGCGGCGGGGACGGCGGCGCGGGGCGGTGGCCGGCCCGCCGCGCGGTGCTGGTCGGCGGGGCGGCGGCCGCCGTGGGCGGGGCGGTGCTGTGGCGCGGGGAGCTGTCCCGGCTGTGGTGGCGGCTGCCGGGCGACCAGCGGCCCCGGGTGGCGGGCGCGGTGGACTTCGCCGGTGCGCGCTGGGTGGCGGCCTCGCCGGCGAACTACCGGCGCGCGGACCGGCCGGACGACTACACGGTGGACCGGGTGGTCGTCCATGTGACGCAGGGCAGTTACGCGAGCGCGGTGAAGGCGTTCGAGGATCCGGGGCACCAGGCCGCCGCGCACTACATCGTGCGCGCGGACGGGCGGGTGACGCAGATGATCCGGGAGCTGGACGTGGCCTTCCACGCGGGCAACCGGGAGTACAACGAGCGCAGTGTCGGGATAGAGCACGAGGGGTTCGTGGAAAAGGCCGCGTCCTTCACGGACGCGATGTACGCCGCCTCGGCGCGGCTGACGGCGCGGATCTGCGCGCGGTACGCGATACCCGTGGACCGCGCGCACATCATCGGGCATGTGGAGGTGCCGGGCGCCGACCACACGGACCCGGGTCCGCACTGGGACTGGGACCGCTATCTGCGGCTGGTGCTGCGGGAGCGGACCGCGCGCACCTGA
- a CDS encoding SDR family oxidoreductase produces MAGMATHVITGAGSGIGAALARRLHARGDDLVLHARDAGRAKELAAGFPGARTLVGDLADPDRLSWAFSHQSLPDRVDSLLHVAGVVDLGPVGELTPRAWHHQLNVNLVAPAELTRHFLPQLRAARGHVVFVNSGAGLAAHADWAAYAASKHGLKALADALRQEEHGNGVRVTSVYPGRTASPMQVKVHRQEGREYDPARWIDPESVATSVLTALDLPRDAEVTDLTVRPGH; encoded by the coding sequence ATGGCGGGCATGGCTACACATGTGATCACCGGGGCCGGTTCCGGCATCGGCGCGGCCCTCGCCCGCCGCCTGCACGCGCGCGGGGACGACCTCGTGCTGCACGCGCGCGACGCGGGCCGCGCCAAGGAACTGGCGGCCGGGTTCCCCGGCGCCCGCACCCTCGTCGGCGACCTGGCCGACCCGGACCGGCTCAGCTGGGCGTTCTCGCACCAGAGCCTGCCCGACCGGGTCGACTCCCTGCTGCACGTCGCGGGCGTCGTCGACCTCGGCCCGGTCGGCGAGCTGACCCCCAGGGCCTGGCACCACCAGCTGAACGTCAACCTGGTCGCCCCCGCCGAGCTGACCCGCCACTTCCTGCCGCAGCTGCGCGCCGCCCGCGGCCACGTCGTCTTCGTCAACTCCGGCGCGGGCCTGGCCGCGCACGCCGACTGGGCCGCGTACGCCGCCTCCAAGCACGGTCTGAAGGCGCTCGCCGACGCCCTGCGCCAGGAGGAGCACGGCAACGGCGTCCGCGTCACCTCCGTGTACCCGGGCCGCACCGCGAGCCCCATGCAGGTCAAGGTGCACCGGCAGGAGGGCAGGGAGTACGACCCGGCCCGCTGGATCGACCCCGAGTCGGTGGCGACGAGCGTCCTCACGGCCCTCGACCTGCCCCGGGACGCGGAGGTCACCGACCTCACGGTGCGGCCGGGGCACTGA
- a CDS encoding cysteine desulfurase family protein, translating to MAYLDHAATTPMLPEAAEALTAALGLTGNASSLHASGRRARRTVEESREILAEALGARPSEVVYTSGGTEADNLAVKGLYWARRAADPARTRVLASPVEHHAVLDAVHWLGEHEGATVEYLPVDSYGRVHPEALREAIARDPGDVALATVMWANNEIGTVLPVRELAEAAAEFGVPLHADAVQAFGQVPVDFAASGLAAMTVSGHKIGGPYGIGALLLGREYTPVPVLHGGGQERHVRSGTLDVPAVASFAVAGRLAAGQREWFAREIGALRDDLVTAVRAAVPDAILGGDPAPGGRLPANAHFTFPGCEGDSLLLLLDAQGIECSTGSACTAGVAQPSHVLLATGADPDLARGTLRFSLGHTSTEADVEAVARAIGPAVERARAAGLS from the coding sequence ATGGCTTACCTCGACCACGCCGCGACCACCCCCATGCTCCCGGAGGCGGCAGAGGCACTCACCGCCGCGCTGGGCCTCACCGGCAACGCCTCCTCCCTCCACGCGTCCGGCCGCAGGGCCCGCCGCACGGTCGAGGAGTCCCGCGAGATCCTCGCCGAAGCACTCGGCGCCCGCCCCAGCGAGGTCGTCTACACCTCCGGCGGCACCGAGGCCGACAACCTCGCCGTCAAGGGCCTGTACTGGGCCCGCCGCGCCGCCGACCCCGCCCGCACCCGCGTCCTGGCCAGCCCCGTCGAGCACCATGCCGTCCTCGACGCCGTCCACTGGCTCGGCGAGCACGAGGGCGCCACCGTCGAGTACCTCCCGGTCGACTCCTACGGGCGCGTCCACCCCGAGGCCCTGCGCGAGGCCATCGCCCGTGACCCCGGCGACGTGGCCCTGGCCACCGTGATGTGGGCCAACAACGAGATCGGCACCGTCCTGCCGGTCCGCGAACTGGCCGAGGCGGCCGCCGAGTTCGGCGTACCGCTGCACGCGGACGCCGTCCAGGCGTTCGGCCAGGTCCCGGTCGACTTCGCCGCCTCCGGGCTCGCCGCGATGACCGTGTCCGGCCACAAGATCGGCGGCCCCTACGGCATCGGCGCGCTGCTGCTGGGCCGCGAGTACACCCCCGTGCCCGTGCTGCACGGCGGCGGCCAGGAACGCCACGTCCGCTCCGGCACCCTCGACGTGCCCGCCGTCGCCTCCTTCGCCGTGGCCGGCCGGCTCGCCGCCGGGCAGCGCGAGTGGTTCGCCCGCGAGATCGGCGCCCTGCGCGACGACCTGGTCACCGCGGTCCGCGCCGCCGTCCCGGACGCGATCCTCGGCGGCGACCCGGCGCCCGGGGGACGGCTCCCGGCCAACGCCCACTTCACCTTCCCCGGCTGCGAGGGCGACTCGCTGCTGCTCCTGCTGGACGCCCAGGGCATCGAGTGCTCCACCGGCTCCGCCTGCACCGCGGGCGTCGCCCAGCCCAGCCATGTCCTGCTCGCCACCGGCGCCGACCCCGACCTGGCCCGCGGCACCCTGCGCTTCTCCCTCGGCCACACCTCCACCGAGGCCGACGTGGAGGCCGTCGCCCGCGCCATCGGCCCGGCGGTGGAGCGGGCACGGGCGGCGGGCCTGAGCTGA
- a CDS encoding TetR family transcriptional regulator translates to MSHTLGARQAQKQKTRRALLDAALALLEEQSLSSLGLREVTRAVGVAPTAFYRHFRSTADLGVALVEEALGGLHPMIRTTVSTADGSEERIARAVELIARHVAEQPSHVRFIARERHGGVQPVREAIRGQLARFAREVKDELAKDPQAEGWSDDDLLMLAHLYVDQMLITASLFLEAPDSPAERDRVARLATRRLRLISIGRRHWLE, encoded by the coding sequence ATGAGTCACACGCTCGGCGCCCGGCAGGCCCAGAAGCAGAAGACCCGCCGGGCCCTGCTGGACGCGGCGCTGGCCCTGCTGGAGGAGCAGAGCCTGAGCAGCCTGGGCCTGCGCGAGGTCACCCGCGCCGTGGGCGTGGCGCCGACCGCGTTCTACCGGCACTTCCGCTCCACCGCCGACCTCGGTGTCGCCCTGGTCGAGGAGGCGCTCGGCGGGCTGCACCCGATGATCCGGACCACGGTCTCCACGGCGGACGGCAGTGAGGAACGCATCGCCCGTGCCGTGGAACTGATCGCCCGTCATGTGGCGGAGCAGCCCTCGCACGTCCGCTTCATCGCCCGCGAGCGGCACGGCGGAGTGCAGCCGGTGCGCGAGGCGATACGCGGTCAACTGGCGCGCTTCGCCCGCGAGGTGAAGGACGAACTGGCCAAGGACCCGCAGGCGGAGGGCTGGAGCGACGACGATCTGCTCATGCTCGCGCATCTGTACGTCGACCAGATGCTGATCACCGCCTCGCTCTTCCTGGAGGCACCCGACTCCCCCGCGGAACGCGACCGGGTCGCCCGCCTGGCCACCCGCCGGCTGCGGCTGATCAGCATCGGCCGCCGGCACTGGCTGGAGTGA